From one Legionellales bacterium genomic stretch:
- the recO gene encoding DNA repair protein RecO — MRVQLAEALVLHTRPFRDTSLLVTFFTRDHGKIETMAKNARGMKSRFRGQLQPFQPLLISFSGKTELMTLTHLELIGQVIILSEERLFSALYLNELLVKLLQPQDSHPELFTVYAKTLQELTETDSIEVTLRYFEKKLLRFLGYELNLDFDAHTHEKVDAKAYYLLDVENGPVKINTLHPNHPQLIRGEYLLALQQETLVTKEHLKAAKWIMRQAFNRLLNGKTLKSRDLFVPFNNEE, encoded by the coding sequence ATGCGCGTGCAATTAGCCGAAGCATTGGTTCTTCATACCAGACCCTTTCGTGATACTAGTTTATTAGTGACTTTTTTCACGCGTGATCATGGAAAAATTGAAACTATGGCTAAAAATGCGCGTGGAATGAAATCGCGATTTCGCGGACAATTGCAACCGTTTCAACCGCTATTAATCAGTTTTAGCGGCAAAACAGAATTAATGACCTTAACCCATCTTGAGTTGATAGGGCAGGTGATTATCCTCAGCGAAGAAAGGTTATTCAGTGCTCTTTATCTCAACGAATTATTAGTCAAATTATTACAGCCTCAGGATAGTCATCCTGAATTATTTACAGTTTACGCGAAAACCTTACAAGAATTAACGGAAACCGATTCCATCGAAGTGACCTTGCGTTATTTTGAAAAAAAATTATTACGATTTTTAGGTTATGAATTAAATTTAGATTTCGATGCTCATACCCACGAAAAAGTCGATGCTAAAGCCTATTATTTATTGGATGTGGAAAACGGACCTGTTAAAATTAACACGCTACATCCTAATCATCCGCAACTAATTCGAGGCGAGTATTTATTAGCGTTGCAGCAAGAAACATTAGTCACTAAAGAACATTTAAAAGCGGCAAAATGGATTATGCGCCAAGCATTTAATCGATTGCTCAATGGCAAAACACTCAAATCCCGCGATTTATTTGTGCCGTTTAATAATGAGGAATAA